One window of Spirochaetota bacterium genomic DNA carries:
- a CDS encoding acyl-CoA dehydrogenase, with product MALNPLVDSRDVRFVLYEMMDVLQLTKLPKYSSFDKDMFEDMLNLAETMAVEQIYPTFAEGDKEGCHYDGATKKVSIPKCYHAALDAFYEAGFGGMDVSDEWGGMGIPQVISWACNEYFCAANYPLLMYPGLTHGAAELIEAFGTEEQKHMYLANMYSGKWGGTMCLTEPDAGSDVGALKTKAVRQPDGTFKIYGQKIFISSGDNDYYENMIHPVLARIEGDPPGTKGISIFIVPKYRVNPDGSLGEFNDVTCAGIEHKMGIKGSATCTLSFGDNNNCIGWLLGQERQGMKIMFKMMNYARMGVGLQAHGCASAAYMHAVTYCKNRVQGVHVTQMLNPEAKGVTIINHPDVKRMLLWMKSYLEGQRAMIYYLYLNYELAQLLEGEAAKEAQALVEIITPIEKAGCSDMSVLITSEAMQCYGGYGFVADYPVEQMMRNSKITAIYEGTNGIQSMDLTMRKILMNPEQYNYTVLKKRMQQTIDKAKGVVEDKYVAIVERGIQKLDEVIEMMKQQMASGQFLHLFANATPLQQAMYMLVIAWMHLWSLSITMPKMKELVGDKKGEERAALLKDNAEAAFYSGKVLSSQFYLGAEFPKYFGKIEALLSGESAVIKASEEIFTGALNE from the coding sequence ATGGCGTTAAATCCACTGGTTGATTCAAGGGATGTGCGCTTTGTCCTCTATGAAATGATGGATGTATTGCAGCTGACAAAGCTTCCAAAGTACTCTTCATTTGACAAGGATATGTTTGAGGACATGCTTAATCTGGCAGAAACCATGGCAGTTGAGCAGATTTATCCTACGTTTGCTGAAGGGGACAAAGAAGGTTGCCATTATGATGGAGCAACCAAAAAGGTTTCTATTCCCAAATGCTATCATGCAGCACTTGATGCATTTTATGAAGCAGGTTTTGGTGGAATGGATGTATCTGATGAGTGGGGTGGTATGGGTATACCCCAGGTAATTTCATGGGCATGTAATGAATATTTCTGTGCTGCTAACTACCCATTATTGATGTATCCTGGATTAACCCATGGTGCTGCAGAGCTTATTGAGGCATTTGGCACCGAAGAACAGAAGCATATGTACCTTGCAAATATGTATTCAGGGAAATGGGGCGGAACCATGTGTTTAACTGAACCTGATGCAGGTTCTGATGTTGGAGCATTAAAGACTAAAGCCGTTCGCCAGCCTGATGGTACATTCAAGATCTATGGACAGAAAATATTCATTTCTTCTGGCGACAATGACTATTATGAGAATATGATTCACCCGGTATTAGCACGAATTGAAGGAGACCCACCCGGAACAAAAGGAATTTCTATTTTTATAGTTCCAAAATACAGAGTAAATCCTGATGGTTCATTGGGTGAATTCAATGACGTAACATGTGCTGGTATTGAGCATAAGATGGGTATCAAAGGATCAGCAACATGTACATTGAGCTTTGGTGATAACAATAACTGTATAGGCTGGTTGCTGGGGCAGGAACGCCAGGGTATGAAGATCATGTTCAAAATGATGAACTATGCTCGTATGGGTGTTGGTCTACAGGCTCACGGATGTGCTTCAGCAGCATACATGCATGCAGTTACCTATTGTAAGAATCGTGTACAGGGCGTTCATGTAACACAGATGCTTAATCCCGAGGCAAAAGGTGTAACCATCATCAATCATCCTGATGTCAAGAGAATGCTTCTATGGATGAAGTCATATCTAGAAGGCCAGAGAGCTATGATTTACTATCTGTACCTCAATTATGAGCTGGCACAGCTTTTGGAAGGTGAAGCAGCAAAAGAAGCACAGGCTCTGGTTGAGATAATTACACCAATAGAAAAAGCTGGTTGTTCAGATATGTCAGTATTGATAACTTCAGAAGCTATGCAGTGTTATGGTGGATATGGATTTGTTGCTGACTATCCAGTTGAACAGATGATGAGAAATTCAAAGATAACTGCAATATATGAAGGAACAAACGGCATCCAGTCAATGGACCTTACCATGCGTAAGATTTTGATGAATCCTGAGCAGTACAATTATACAGTGCTTAAGAAACGCATGCAACAGACCATTGATAAGGCAAAGGGTGTTGTTGAAGACAAATATGTTGCTATTGTTGAGCGTGGAATTCAGAAGCTGGATGAAGTTATAGAAATGATGAAACAGCAGATGGCATCAGGACAGTTCCTCCACCTGTTTGCAAATGCAACACCATTACAGCAGGCAATGTATATGCTGGTTATTGCATGGATGCATCTGTGGAGCTTGAGTATAACAATGCCAAAGATGAAAGAGCTTGTTGGTGACAAAAAAGGTGAAGAACGAGCAGCATTGCTTAAAGATAATGCTGAAGCTGCATTCTATAGTGGAAAAGTATTATCGTCACAGTTCTATTTAGGTGCTGAATTTCCAAAATACTTTGGCAAAATTGAAGCGCTCCTCAGTGGTGAATCTGCTGTTATTAAAGCAAGTGAAGAAATATTTACCGGGGCGTTAAACGAATAA
- a CDS encoding PAS domain S-box protein yields MKNHKQKKFAFFDYIKQPVIVFTKQGAIVTANTSFASIVAIPINKLIGSTVDAMFADAQKIHKTAQKLDYTKEIVTVTEIALHNSERINVSIVHIDDEHYCLIVEEKFADIEKHYKLLQSILDNIPRQIVVLDKNGAIVLANKVWMQFINTMVGTNFKPIQVIEKNFFDFCNQLECFDQNFHTLLHSAIEKIIHHEAESISLENTINLAGIPHWFKFVISRYTLNGTSYCVLLFNDITQQKQFQDQIKEQRDTFQKYLDISPYMMVILNEKGTITLTNKKACEILGYAYDELIGKDWFDTCVPQDMREGVRNVYFELMKGNIKPVEFYENPVMTKYGNLRFIAWHNTVLTDAHGNIIGTMSSGEDITEQKRMEIELLKSTTNLKAIVKAFPDLYVIADKEGMIYDYQFGEEMKLYATPQEVIGKRFYEIVPEHIATLYRNALKEALATNKVIGIEYPIEIEGQTRWREARLVPMLKDRVLAVIRDVTQRKEAERALVESERRYRHLVNRIPAAVVEMDRAGNIIFVNTYFEELTGYTLENLGGTHWFRSILHPNEDKRKIRQFVDMIQNGGVNNFEIRILNRQGKDTHISITTSNVYNAVGKLERVVCIATDITPLIVMREQLKELAIKDELTGLYNRRGFTMLAEQQLKLSKRTGKGIALFYVDMDNMKIINDTMGHHEGDKALIDVAGILRLSFRDSDIIGRLGGDEFAVLAIDCEKHFIEMMQQRLTENTNEFNKKSLRQYTISLSVGSVFLGDSSSNLDEVLSLADSIMYKNKMQKKQQRL; encoded by the coding sequence ATGAAAAATCACAAACAAAAAAAATTTGCATTCTTTGATTATATCAAGCAGCCCGTTATTGTTTTTACAAAGCAGGGGGCGATAGTTACTGCTAATACATCCTTTGCAAGCATTGTAGCCATACCTATTAATAAGCTTATTGGCTCCACCGTTGACGCAATGTTTGCTGATGCACAGAAGATACATAAAACAGCACAGAAGCTTGATTACACAAAAGAGATAGTAACAGTTACAGAAATTGCACTGCATAATTCAGAAAGAATAAATGTTTCCATTGTGCATATTGATGATGAGCATTACTGCCTTATTGTTGAAGAAAAATTTGCAGACATTGAAAAACATTATAAACTGTTACAATCAATTCTTGATAATATACCCCGTCAGATAGTTGTACTGGACAAAAACGGTGCTATTGTACTTGCCAATAAGGTGTGGATGCAATTTATAAATACCATGGTTGGGACAAATTTTAAGCCTATACAGGTTATAGAAAAGAATTTCTTTGATTTTTGTAACCAGCTTGAATGTTTTGACCAAAACTTTCATACATTATTACATTCAGCTATTGAAAAAATTATTCACCACGAAGCTGAAAGCATATCGCTTGAAAATACTATAAACCTTGCGGGTATTCCACACTGGTTTAAGTTCGTCATTTCACGTTACACCTTAAATGGTACATCATATTGTGTACTGCTGTTTAACGATATAACCCAACAGAAACAGTTTCAGGACCAGATAAAAGAACAGCGCGATACCTTTCAGAAGTATTTAGACATCTCACCCTATATGATGGTGATACTCAATGAAAAGGGAACCATTACCTTAACAAATAAAAAAGCCTGCGAAATTTTAGGATATGCATATGATGAACTCATAGGCAAAGATTGGTTTGATACGTGTGTGCCTCAGGATATGCGTGAAGGTGTGCGCAACGTTTACTTTGAATTAATGAAAGGCAATATAAAACCGGTTGAATTTTATGAAAACCCGGTTATGACAAAGTATGGGAACTTGCGTTTCATTGCATGGCATAACACTGTGTTGACTGATGCTCATGGCAACATTATTGGTACAATGAGTTCCGGTGAGGATATTACTGAACAAAAAAGGATGGAGATAGAGCTCTTAAAAAGTACCACTAATTTAAAAGCCATAGTAAAAGCCTTTCCCGATTTGTATGTCATTGCTGATAAAGAAGGAATGATTTATGATTATCAGTTTGGCGAAGAGATGAAGCTCTATGCAACACCGCAAGAAGTAATAGGTAAGCGTTTTTATGAGATAGTACCTGAACATATTGCAACACTCTATAGAAATGCATTGAAAGAAGCTCTGGCTACCAATAAAGTTATTGGCATTGAATATCCTATAGAAATAGAGGGGCAAACCAGGTGGCGCGAGGCCAGACTTGTTCCAATGCTTAAAGATAGGGTACTTGCTGTCATAAGGGATGTGACACAGCGAAAAGAAGCCGAACGTGCACTGGTAGAATCCGAGCGTCGTTATCGCCACCTGGTAAACCGTATTCCTGCTGCAGTAGTAGAAATGGATAGGGCAGGAAACATTATTTTTGTGAATACTTATTTTGAAGAGCTCACAGGATATACATTGGAAAATCTTGGGGGCACTCACTGGTTTAGAAGTATCCTTCATCCCAATGAAGATAAAAGAAAAATTCGCCAGTTTGTTGATATGATACAGAATGGTGGTGTCAATAACTTTGAAATACGGATTTTAAACAGGCAGGGGAAGGATACTCATATCAGCATCACTACTTCTAATGTTTATAATGCAGTGGGTAAGCTTGAACGGGTGGTATGCATTGCAACTGACATTACACCACTCATTGTAATGCGTGAGCAGTTAAAAGAGCTGGCAATTAAAGATGAGCTAACGGGTCTGTATAATCGTCGTGGATTTACCATGTTAGCTGAGCAGCAATTAAAATTAAGCAAACGCACAGGGAAAGGCATAGCGCTTTTTTATGTGGATATGGACAATATGAAGATAATCAACGATACTATGGGACACCATGAAGGTGATAAGGCGTTGATTGATGTTGCCGGAATTTTGCGCTTAAGCTTCAGGGACTCGGATATTATTGGAAGGTTAGGTGGTGATGAATTTGCGGTACTTGCTATTGACTGTGAAAAACATTTCATTGAAATGATGCAGCAACGCCTTACAGAAAATACTAATGAGTTTAATAAAAAAAGTCTTCGTCAGTACACTATTTCACTCAGCGTGGGGAGTGTATTTCTTGGTGATAGCTCTTCAAATTTAGATGAAGTGCTATCATTGGCTGATTCAATAATGTATAAAAATAAGATGCAGAAAAAGCAACAACGCTTGTAG
- a CDS encoding ion channel: MKLKNTNLNLYRNARIITHNLFHSLIFRIFAVCFLVLFIFSTAIFYIEKGYTRTITRHGQSEIVESNINSIEDSIWWAIVTSTTVGYGDKYPISRLGRIIGILTMFFGMALVGVITGNIASTLVEKQLKEDRGLKPVKIKNHYVICGWKKDMAMVLSNIAMRKEDFAGYDVVLVCMAESEQIENLKSNILFSNIHYVYGDHIDEHVLNRANIRYARKVLVLADELGKSGQDADSRTVMSVMSIKAISKSVYVCAEIIDQKYERYLRLSGCDEVILTNNYSKNIIADVFAKSGLAHVIGELIDVSTPVSLTTDEIPAHFINKPFGELVEYFAKKNKILIGLLENTGNFYDRKRLALQEAQKTPDISKLVDNLRIVKTMIPNYPVLNPDKNYIIKNFSKAVLIEGSSEIV, from the coding sequence ATGAAATTAAAAAATACAAATCTTAACCTGTATAGAAATGCTCGAATCATTACTCATAATTTATTTCATAGTTTGATATTCAGAATTTTTGCTGTTTGTTTTTTGGTTCTGTTCATATTTTCAACAGCCATTTTTTATATTGAAAAGGGATATACGCGGACAATTACCAGGCATGGGCAAAGTGAAATTGTAGAGAGTAACATTAACTCAATTGAAGATTCAATTTGGTGGGCAATAGTTACATCAACAACGGTTGGGTATGGGGATAAGTACCCAATTTCGAGATTGGGAAGAATTATTGGGATACTTACAATGTTTTTTGGAATGGCGCTGGTTGGTGTAATTACCGGTAATATTGCTTCTACGCTTGTAGAAAAACAATTGAAAGAAGACAGAGGGCTAAAACCTGTGAAAATTAAAAATCATTATGTAATATGCGGCTGGAAAAAAGATATGGCAATGGTGCTTTCAAATATTGCTATGCGAAAAGAGGATTTTGCGGGGTATGATGTGGTGCTGGTATGTATGGCTGAATCTGAGCAGATAGAAAACCTGAAAAGCAATATTCTTTTTTCCAATATACATTATGTATATGGTGACCACATTGATGAACATGTATTAAACAGGGCAAATATTCGATATGCCAGAAAGGTGCTGGTACTTGCCGATGAGTTGGGGAAGTCAGGGCAGGATGCAGATTCCCGTACGGTTATGTCGGTAATGTCAATCAAGGCAATTTCAAAAAGTGTATATGTATGCGCTGAAATTATTGATCAAAAATATGAGCGGTATCTGCGTTTGTCGGGATGTGATGAGGTAATACTGACAAACAATTACAGCAAAAATATTATAGCTGATGTATTTGCAAAAAGTGGCCTTGCCCATGTTATTGGTGAACTTATAGATGTCAGTACTCCCGTATCATTGACAACTGACGAAATTCCTGCTCATTTTATCAATAAACCATTTGGTGAGTTGGTTGAGTATTTTGCCAAAAAAAATAAAATACTCATAGGGCTGCTTGAAAACACAGGAAATTTTTATGATCGTAAAAGATTGGCATTGCAGGAAGCACAGAAAACACCTGATATATCGAAGCTTGTAGATAATTTGCGCATAGTAAAGACTATGATTCCCAATTACCCTGTTTTAAATCCTGATAAAAATTACATAATAAAAAATTTTTCCAAAGCGGTGTTGATAGAAGGTTCAAGTGAAATTGTTTGA
- a CDS encoding acyl-CoA dehydrogenase → MATGVMSLNPLVDTRDTRFVLFEVLGVDTLTQYPRFADFDKDTFEDVLNLAETIAVEQVYPANMEGDKIGVKYEPDTKKVILPECYKPALQAMYDAGFIGLVNDPEIGGMGMPQAIGQCCTEFFTAASVAFSMYPALTIGALNLIKNFGTQEMKDLYIPKMITGQWTGTMCLTEPDAGSDVGNLKTKAIRQSDGTYKIIGQKIFISGGDYDMPENIIHPVLARIEGDPPGTKGISIFIVPKYRVKPNGSLEFNDVICSGIEHKMGIKASATCTLNFGDNGDCIGWLLGQERQGMKIMFQMMNEARLYVGLQGLAVSSAAYMHAIKYARNRIQGVDVTQMLNPDAPKVTIIKHPDVKRMLLWMKSYVEGMRLLTYYVGYQEDLVHVLDGEGKKEAQAMIEFLIPITKAGNTDNAWKVTAEAIQVYGGYGFCSDYPVEQFARDAKILSIYEGTNGIQSMDLTMRKILMNPEQYNYTVFKKRVQETIDKAKGIVDDKYVAIVQKGLEKVDTVVNYLKDQMAAGKFLHIFANATPLQQALSMFTLGWLHLWMLSITQPKMKEIVGDKKGDDLTALLADNSEAAYYTGKVLSSQFFLGAEFKKFFGMVDYILDGEAAVVKANEYIFTGVPLE, encoded by the coding sequence ATGGCAACTGGAGTAATGTCGCTAAACCCATTGGTGGACACACGGGATACGCGATTTGTTTTGTTTGAAGTATTAGGTGTTGATACATTAACTCAATACCCGCGGTTTGCTGATTTTGATAAAGATACATTTGAAGATGTATTGAATCTTGCAGAAACAATAGCTGTTGAGCAAGTATATCCGGCAAATATGGAAGGGGATAAAATTGGTGTTAAGTACGAACCTGATACAAAAAAAGTAATATTACCTGAATGTTATAAACCAGCATTGCAGGCAATGTATGATGCGGGGTTTATTGGATTGGTAAATGATCCTGAAATTGGTGGCATGGGAATGCCACAGGCAATTGGCCAATGTTGTACGGAGTTTTTTACAGCTGCAAGTGTAGCCTTTTCAATGTATCCAGCATTAACCATTGGTGCCCTCAACTTAATAAAAAACTTTGGTACTCAGGAGATGAAAGACCTGTATATACCAAAGATGATTACAGGGCAATGGACAGGCACTATGTGTTTGACCGAGCCTGATGCAGGTTCTGACGTTGGGAATCTTAAAACAAAAGCTATCAGGCAGAGTGATGGTACCTATAAAATTATAGGGCAGAAGATATTTATTAGTGGTGGCGATTATGACATGCCTGAAAATATCATTCACCCTGTCCTTGCACGTATAGAAGGAGACCCACCCGGAACAAAAGGAATATCTATTTTTATTGTACCTAAATACCGTGTGAAACCCAATGGATCACTGGAATTCAATGATGTAATATGTTCTGGTATTGAGCATAAGATGGGTATAAAAGCTTCTGCTACCTGTACATTGAACTTTGGTGACAATGGTGATTGTATAGGCTGGTTGCTGGGGCAGGAACGACAGGGTATGAAGATCATGTTCCAGATGATGAATGAAGCACGTCTATATGTTGGTTTGCAGGGATTGGCTGTTTCAAGTGCTGCATATATGCATGCAATAAAATATGCACGCAACCGAATTCAGGGTGTTGATGTAACACAGATGCTCAACCCGGATGCACCCAAAGTTACAATAATTAAACATCCCGATGTTAAGCGAATGTTACTGTGGATGAAATCGTATGTTGAAGGTATGAGGCTTTTAACATATTACGTTGGCTATCAGGAAGACCTTGTCCATGTGCTTGATGGCGAAGGAAAGAAAGAAGCTCAGGCAATGATTGAGTTCTTGATCCCAATAACGAAAGCGGGCAATACCGACAATGCATGGAAAGTTACCGCCGAGGCTATCCAGGTATACGGTGGTTATGGCTTCTGTTCTGATTATCCTGTTGAGCAGTTTGCACGTGATGCTAAAATACTTTCCATTTACGAAGGTACCAATGGTATTCAGTCAATGGACTTAACAATGCGTAAAATACTGATGAATCCTGAACAGTATAATTATACTGTATTCAAGAAGCGAGTACAGGAAACTATTGATAAGGCAAAAGGCATAGTAGACGATAAATATGTCGCTATAGTCCAGAAGGGACTTGAAAAAGTTGATACAGTAGTCAACTATCTTAAAGACCAGATGGCTGCTGGCAAATTTTTGCATATCTTTGCCAATGCCACACCATTACAGCAGGCACTGTCAATGTTTACATTGGGATGGCTGCATTTATGGATGCTTTCAATTACACAGCCAAAGATGAAAGAAATAGTGGGTGACAAGAAGGGTGATGACCTCACAGCATTATTGGCAGATAATAGTGAAGCTGCGTATTACACCGGTAAGGTCCTGTCATCACAATTCTTCCTTGGTGCTGAGTTCAAGAAATTCTTTGGTATGGTTGACTACATCCTTGATGGGGAAGCAGCAGTAGTTAAAGCCAATGAATATATTTTTACCGGTGTACCATTAGAATAA
- a CDS encoding 4Fe-4S binding protein, whose translation MMNNQSSSSIPVTVTLLKVFDSVLSPQEVDFLLSMGKDAATRDAIFKKVNMPSDTAREVFSSLIAKGMIWSRVHGEQELFTVSPIMLGWFEVYLCNGSTTSEKRQFARWLTRLFNSWKKYNVTPIRQLRNWSNKNTAPHNVIKPASPGKKIVLNKAIVPEKSQVLPSTSINELIARYGDEGLIAVVHCFCRQWKTMEGIECRLKMPLEACIVLGKFSQHAVKYGFGRFISREEAVTIIDETKKKGGVHIVWHDKDRIDNEEIAICNCCWDCCGVLGSYNRGINSLHFKTFYYAYIVELEKCTGCGLCVTYCPVRAITLQDNKPVIDKNLCIGCLQCYNKCKKDVIAIQHEEREVFLPLLKSSRIRLP comes from the coding sequence ATGATGAATAACCAGTCGTCTTCGTCAATACCTGTTACAGTAACGCTGCTTAAGGTTTTTGATTCAGTGTTATCTCCACAGGAGGTTGACTTTTTGCTTTCTATGGGGAAAGATGCTGCCACCCGTGATGCAATATTTAAAAAAGTCAACATGCCCTCTGACACAGCACGTGAGGTTTTTTCATCACTCATTGCCAAGGGTATGATCTGGTCCAGGGTGCATGGAGAGCAGGAATTGTTTACTGTCTCACCTATAATGTTAGGATGGTTTGAGGTGTATCTGTGTAATGGCAGCACCACATCAGAAAAAAGGCAATTTGCACGCTGGCTTACCAGGCTTTTTAATTCATGGAAAAAATACAATGTTACGCCTATCAGGCAACTTAGAAACTGGAGCAATAAAAACACTGCTCCTCACAATGTTATCAAACCGGCCAGCCCAGGTAAAAAGATAGTTTTAAATAAGGCGATAGTTCCTGAAAAAAGCCAGGTTCTACCATCAACATCTATAAATGAACTGATTGCTCGTTACGGCGATGAAGGATTGATTGCTGTGGTGCATTGTTTTTGCAGACAGTGGAAAACGATGGAGGGTATAGAGTGCAGATTGAAAATGCCACTGGAAGCCTGCATAGTGTTGGGGAAGTTCAGTCAGCATGCAGTCAAATATGGTTTTGGGCGATTTATTTCCAGAGAAGAAGCAGTAACGATTATAGATGAAACAAAGAAGAAAGGTGGTGTGCATATCGTATGGCATGACAAAGATCGGATTGATAACGAGGAGATTGCAATCTGTAATTGTTGCTGGGATTGCTGCGGTGTGTTGGGTTCATATAACAGGGGAATAAATTCATTACATTTTAAAACATTTTATTATGCATATATTGTGGAACTAGAAAAATGTACTGGTTGTGGTTTATGTGTTACATATTGCCCTGTTAGAGCGATCACATTGCAGGATAATAAACCAGTAATTGATAAAAATTTATGTATTGGTTGCTTGCAGTGCTACAACAAATGCAAAAAAGATGTTATTGCAATACAACATGAAGAAAGAGAAGTGTTTTTACCTCTTCTGAAATCTTCAAGGATTCGTTTGCCATAG
- a CDS encoding cyclic nucleotide-binding domain-containing protein has product MTIQIDETLIKKLQKLSLFKGLDLDVIKDLAELCSYKKIKKSRIVIKEGDIGDELYIIVNGEIEIQKRTLQNEPYTVVAMNADETPLYVGELAMIDRDKRSATVVAKRDCDCLVLKRKDFIAYGDANPRVGLILTRAIALQLAQRLRRTNDDVITLFSALVEEISGEAKGI; this is encoded by the coding sequence ATGACGATACAAATTGATGAAACATTAATTAAAAAGTTACAGAAACTATCGCTTTTTAAAGGTCTGGATTTAGATGTTATCAAAGATTTAGCAGAATTATGCAGTTATAAAAAGATAAAAAAATCCAGGATAGTCATTAAAGAAGGTGATATTGGTGATGAACTGTATATCATAGTAAATGGAGAAATAGAAATACAGAAACGGACATTACAGAATGAGCCATATACGGTGGTGGCAATGAATGCTGATGAAACGCCACTTTATGTGGGTGAACTAGCCATGATTGATAGGGACAAACGTTCGGCAACTGTAGTTGCAAAACGTGATTGTGATTGCCTGGTGTTAAAACGCAAAGACTTTATTGCCTATGGTGATGCCAATCCCCGTGTAGGGTTGATTTTAACAAGAGCTATCGCCCTGCAACTTGCACAAAGACTACGAAGAACCAATGATGATGTCATTACATTGTTCAGTGCACTTGTTGAAGAGATATCTGGTGAGGCCAAAGGAATATAA
- a CDS encoding tetratricopeptide repeat protein, protein MKNIITIILLLVALPLAAQEKRTMQQEADDKKFQQGLFFVSINEHQKALNEFYEYLDIYVDGLHRAKAYRFIAAIYFDNSQYTKAVSIYKRLFEEFPLTDDGMYGLFQIGICYNKMGFEDDAVKAFTQLIKEYPDSNYAKDASTMIELLKITNN, encoded by the coding sequence ATGAAAAATATTATAACGATTATACTGTTGCTTGTTGCTCTACCATTAGCTGCTCAGGAAAAACGAACAATGCAGCAGGAAGCAGATGACAAAAAATTTCAGCAGGGACTTTTTTTTGTTTCAATTAATGAACATCAGAAGGCTCTAAATGAATTTTATGAATATTTAGATATTTATGTTGACGGATTGCACAGAGCAAAAGCATATCGATTTATAGCAGCTATTTATTTTGATAATTCACAATATACTAAAGCTGTTAGTATTTACAAGCGCCTTTTTGAAGAATTCCCTTTGACGGATGATGGCATGTATGGCCTTTTCCAGATTGGGATATGTTACAATAAAATGGGTTTTGAGGATGATGCAGTAAAAGCGTTTACACAACTTATAAAAGAATACCCTGATTCAAACTATGCTAAAGATGCCTCAACAATGATTGAACTTTTAAAGATTACTAATAATTAA